The following are from one region of the Hymenobacter sp. YIM 151858-1 genome:
- a CDS encoding SDR family oxidoreductase yields the protein MQKTIVVTGGTKGIGRAILVRFAEAGFQLVTCSRSADSLDELREDFQQRFPHVKLHALAVDLSRTNEARRFVDFVLGLGTSVDVLVNNAGYFIPGRLQDDAADGSTMREMLAVNLLSAYDVTRGLLPHMLEQEGGHIFTMCSTASITAYPNGGAYGVAKFALYGMTKNLREELKHSNLRVTAILPGATLTASWEGVDLPAERFMKAEDVAGAVFGAYSLSPQAVIEEILMRPQLGDI from the coding sequence ATGCAGAAAACAATTGTAGTGACGGGTGGCACGAAAGGCATCGGAAGGGCAATTTTGGTCCGATTTGCCGAAGCAGGCTTTCAGTTGGTGACGTGCTCGCGCTCGGCCGACAGCCTCGACGAGCTGCGCGAGGATTTTCAGCAGCGCTTTCCGCACGTAAAACTCCACGCTCTGGCCGTTGATTTGAGCCGTACCAACGAGGCCCGCCGCTTCGTGGATTTTGTACTGGGCCTGGGTACTTCGGTGGATGTGCTGGTAAACAACGCGGGGTACTTTATTCCGGGGCGTTTGCAAGACGATGCCGCCGACGGCTCCACGATGCGCGAGATGCTGGCCGTAAACCTGCTCAGCGCCTACGACGTAACGCGTGGCCTGCTGCCGCACATGCTGGAGCAGGAGGGTGGGCATATTTTCACGATGTGCTCCACGGCCAGCATCACGGCCTACCCCAACGGCGGGGCCTACGGCGTGGCCAAATTTGCCCTCTACGGCATGACGAAAAACCTCCGCGAAGAGCTAAAGCACAGCAACCTGCGGGTAACGGCCATTTTGCCCGGCGCTACGCTCACGGCCAGTTGGGAAGGCGTTGATTTACCCGCCGAACGCTTTATGAAAGCCGAGGACGTTGCCGGAGCGGTATTTGGCGCCTACAGCCTCTCACCGCAAGCCGTAATCGAGGAAATCCTGATGCGCCCGCAACTGGGTGATATTTGA
- a CDS encoding DUF2807 domain-containing protein, protein MLLPGCRKDQEGDCFKSSGSVTTERRELPAFHVLRLYDNVEVTVVQDTETYAEVRTGRNLQEDLKLKVQDGTLTISNTSRCNWVRRYDVPRQVWLHVPRLTDVFHVGEKTLRTEGTFRQDTLFLHLSRAGNLEFNVQSKYLWVDLYELGDMKLSGQSEELIATVGDLGRLFANDLTTKRASVNLHKLSDGDAHVRTLDFLGAEVAGTGTLYYSGPPAQKDVKVTGKGKAVAVQ, encoded by the coding sequence TTGCTGCTCCCAGGTTGCCGCAAAGACCAGGAAGGCGACTGTTTCAAGAGCAGCGGCTCCGTAACCACCGAGCGGCGCGAGCTGCCCGCTTTTCATGTGCTGCGCCTCTACGACAACGTAGAAGTAACCGTGGTGCAGGACACCGAAACTTACGCCGAGGTGCGCACGGGCCGCAATTTGCAAGAAGACCTAAAACTGAAAGTGCAGGACGGCACGCTTACCATCAGCAACACCAGCCGCTGCAACTGGGTACGCCGCTACGATGTACCGCGCCAGGTTTGGCTGCACGTGCCGCGCCTCACCGATGTGTTTCATGTGGGCGAGAAGACCCTGCGCACCGAGGGCACCTTTCGGCAGGACACTTTATTTCTGCACCTCTCCCGCGCCGGCAACCTGGAGTTCAACGTCCAGAGCAAGTACTTGTGGGTTGATTTGTACGAGTTGGGCGACATGAAGCTCAGCGGTCAGTCGGAGGAGCTCATTGCTACCGTCGGCGACCTGGGGCGTTTGTTTGCCAACGACCTGACCACCAAGCGCGCCTCCGTGAACCTCCACAAACTCAGCGACGGCGACGCCCACGTACGCACCCTCGATTTCCTGGGTGCCGAAGTGGCCGGCACGGGCACGCTGTACTACAGCGGCCCGCCCGCGCAAAAGGATGTGAAGGTGACCGGCAAAGGCAAAGCGGTAGCAGTGCAATGA
- a CDS encoding SDR family oxidoreductase: MDLNGKVAIVTGVSKGIGLATAQLLLARGAVVAGWGRRAPENFTHERFQFFECDVRNELSVQEAFTNTQRELGQEVTALVNNAGLGIAGEVDGFRSEDWHTMFDTNVHGTFYCTKAVLPQMRKQQLGHIINISSIAGLNGIEMMAGYCATKYAVRGFSHSLFKEVRKDGIKVTCLYPGSTQTNFFDDIPGTTANPSMMQPEDIAGAIVYAIETPFNFHIVDMEMRPLQPKRG, encoded by the coding sequence ATGGATCTGAACGGCAAGGTAGCCATTGTCACGGGCGTCAGCAAAGGTATTGGCCTGGCCACGGCGCAGTTGCTGCTGGCGCGCGGCGCCGTGGTGGCCGGCTGGGGCCGCCGCGCACCGGAAAATTTCACGCACGAGCGGTTTCAGTTTTTCGAGTGCGATGTGCGCAACGAGTTGTCGGTGCAGGAGGCCTTTACCAACACCCAGCGCGAGCTAGGGCAGGAGGTGACAGCGCTCGTGAACAACGCCGGCCTGGGCATTGCGGGCGAGGTAGATGGTTTTCGGTCGGAGGACTGGCACACCATGTTCGATACCAACGTGCACGGCACGTTTTACTGCACCAAAGCCGTGTTGCCGCAAATGCGCAAACAGCAGCTGGGCCATATTATTAATATTTCGTCGATTGCCGGCCTCAACGGCATCGAGATGATGGCGGGTTACTGCGCCACCAAGTACGCGGTGCGCGGCTTTTCGCACTCGTTATTTAAAGAAGTGCGCAAGGATGGCATCAAGGTAACTTGCCTTTACCCCGGCTCCACCCAAACCAACTTCTTCGACGACATCCCCGGCACCACGGCCAATCCCTCGATGATGCAACCCGAGGACATTGCCGGTGCCATTGTGTACGCCATCGAAACGCCGTTCAACTTCCATATTGTGGACATGGAAATGCGGCCCTTGCAGCCTAAGCGGGGCTAA